A genomic stretch from Erysipelothrix sp. HDW6C includes:
- a CDS encoding V-type ATP synthase subunit D, with protein sequence MLITKGNLLASKESLRLANLGYELMDRKRIILMQELSKMMDDVKELRDVIDAAYDEAYRALQRANVSYGVIDRLAQLMPVEEDITIVYRSVMGIDIPKVTLQESDVKIPYALGLSNSRLDEVYLKMRQVKYYTVKLAELDNGMYRLAKAIEKSRKRANALNLIVIPDLKKNIKIISEALEEKEREEFIRMKLVKKM encoded by the coding sequence ATGCTAATTACCAAGGGAAATTTACTTGCCAGTAAAGAATCACTGCGTTTAGCGAACTTGGGCTATGAGTTGATGGATCGCAAGCGCATCATTCTGATGCAAGAACTATCAAAAATGATGGATGATGTAAAAGAGTTAAGAGATGTTATTGATGCTGCCTATGATGAAGCATACCGCGCGTTGCAACGCGCAAACGTCAGCTATGGTGTCATTGATCGGCTTGCTCAGTTAATGCCTGTTGAAGAGGATATCACCATCGTGTATCGCTCCGTAATGGGAATTGACATTCCCAAAGTAACATTGCAGGAATCCGATGTGAAGATTCCGTACGCACTGGGTCTTTCCAATTCAAGATTGGATGAAGTTTATCTCAAAATGCGGCAAGTTAAATACTACACAGTGAAGTTAGCCGAACTGGACAATGGCATGTATCGGTTGGCCAAAGCGATTGAAAAGAGTCGTAAACGTGCTAACGCTTTGAATCTCATTGTGATTCCAGACTTAAAAAAGAACATCAAGATAATTTCTGAAGCGCTTGAAGAGAAAGAACGTGAAGAATTTATCCGCATGAAACTTGTAAAAAAAATGTAG
- a CDS encoding glutamate-5-semialdehyde dehydrogenase has translation MKTIGNNALQAKHDALKLTTTQKNSILKDLAIALDTHKERIQTINQLDVNNAREAGYDLAFVDRLILNDARIDCMIAGLASLINALDPIGVSQETIYPENGLDIERVSVPLGVIGIIYESRPNVTLDAFALCFKSSNVVILKGGKESIKTNTMLETIIQDVLIQHNCNPYLIQLIKDTSRVSTNEMMTMNGIIDVLIPRGSSGLIQTVVAHATIPVIETGAGNCHIYVDKDADGAMALEIIKNAKLQRLSVCNTMESLVVHQDIASQFLPMLIHSMPSVTFYGDEHSRNVVDILPAHDEDFAREYLAEAMSIKVVADIDEAIKHINHYSTHHSEAIITENQETARQFQHEVDSAVVYVNASTRFTDGAEFGFGAEIGISTQKLHVRGPVGLRNLTSYKYLVHGNGHIRP, from the coding sequence ATGAAAACAATTGGAAACAATGCACTTCAAGCAAAGCACGATGCACTCAAGCTAACAACTACACAGAAAAATAGCATCCTAAAAGATCTCGCTATCGCTTTGGATACGCATAAAGAGCGGATTCAAACGATCAATCAATTGGATGTCAATAACGCACGCGAAGCTGGCTATGATCTCGCATTCGTTGATCGCTTGATTCTTAATGATGCACGTATTGACTGCATGATTGCAGGCCTTGCGTCCCTCATTAATGCTCTTGATCCTATCGGTGTGAGCCAAGAAACCATTTACCCTGAAAACGGGCTTGATATCGAACGCGTAAGTGTCCCTTTGGGTGTAATTGGCATTATCTACGAATCCCGTCCAAATGTTACCCTTGATGCTTTTGCCTTATGTTTTAAAAGTAGCAACGTTGTTATTTTAAAAGGCGGTAAGGAATCCATCAAAACAAATACAATGTTAGAAACAATCATTCAGGATGTCTTAATTCAACACAATTGCAATCCCTACCTGATTCAACTAATCAAAGATACCAGCCGTGTTTCTACAAACGAAATGATGACCATGAACGGTATCATTGATGTGCTTATTCCCCGTGGAAGCTCAGGGCTTATCCAAACTGTTGTCGCTCATGCAACAATCCCTGTCATTGAAACGGGTGCTGGTAATTGTCATATTTATGTCGATAAAGATGCTGATGGTGCGATGGCTCTTGAAATCATCAAAAATGCCAAGTTACAGCGTCTGAGTGTCTGCAATACAATGGAATCACTTGTTGTTCATCAAGATATAGCGTCACAATTTTTGCCAATGCTTATTCACTCAATGCCATCCGTAACATTCTATGGGGACGAACACAGTCGCAACGTTGTTGATATTCTTCCTGCACACGACGAAGACTTTGCACGGGAATATCTTGCTGAAGCAATGTCCATCAAGGTAGTTGCAGACATTGATGAGGCAATAAAGCACATTAATCATTACAGTACCCATCACTCTGAAGCAATTATCACAGAGAATCAAGAAACAGCCAGACAATTCCAACACGAAGTTGATTCCGCAGTCGTGTATGTAAATGCCTCTACCCGCTTTACAGATGGTGCTGAATTTGGATTTGGAGCAGAGATTGGGATCAGCACGCAAAAACTTCACGTGCGTGGACCAGTCGGCCTTAGAAATCTAACGTCCTATAAATACCTCGTTCATGGTAATGGACACATCCGCCCTTAG
- the proB gene encoding glutamate 5-kinase → MKRKEIMNAKRIVIKIGSSSLTHKETGDINYAKLEQLARVLADLRSQGKELILVSSGAQAVGRQALQLNQIPREMAKKQALAAIGQAKLMTNYQRLFAEYNIVVAQVLMTKYTVLKGEARDNACNTFSELLAMGVIPIVNENDTVATHEIEFGDNDHLSAFVVALIDADALIILSDIDGFYTDDPNTNPTASLISHIEQITDSHLAMGKETSSSTVGTGGMHAKIDAAKIVTEYGACMVLANGHDVRIIQDITTGSEIGTYFAPQPTAQFRIEDYL, encoded by the coding sequence ATGAAACGTAAAGAAATAATGAACGCAAAACGCATTGTAATTAAGATTGGGTCCTCATCACTCACCCATAAAGAAACCGGTGATATCAACTATGCAAAGCTCGAACAGTTGGCACGAGTGTTAGCAGACCTTCGAAGCCAAGGTAAGGAACTTATTCTTGTCTCCTCAGGTGCACAAGCTGTAGGGCGTCAAGCCCTACAGCTCAACCAAATTCCCCGTGAAATGGCAAAAAAACAAGCTCTTGCAGCAATTGGGCAAGCAAAACTCATGACGAACTACCAACGTTTGTTTGCGGAATACAATATCGTGGTTGCGCAAGTGTTAATGACAAAATATACCGTTCTAAAGGGTGAAGCACGTGATAATGCATGTAACACCTTCTCAGAGCTCTTAGCAATGGGTGTGATTCCCATCGTTAATGAAAATGATACGGTAGCCACCCACGAAATTGAGTTCGGTGATAATGATCACTTGTCTGCATTTGTTGTAGCGCTTATTGACGCCGATGCATTGATAATCTTATCGGACATTGATGGTTTTTACACCGACGATCCCAACACAAACCCCACTGCATCCCTAATTAGTCATATTGAACAGATCACAGACAGCCACTTGGCAATGGGAAAAGAAACCAGTTCATCTACGGTTGGAACCGGTGGCATGCATGCTAAGATTGATGCTGCTAAGATTGTTACGGAATATGGTGCTTGTATGGTTCTCGCAAACGGTCATGATGTGCGAATTATTCAAGACATCACTACTGGTTCAGAGATTGGGACATATTTCGCACCACAGCCAACAGCACAATTCAGAATTGAAGATTATCTCTAG
- a CDS encoding ClbS/DfsB family four-helix bundle protein → MARASIKEDLILDSNVGYRDLMALIENMESDLHTEFLFEDRDRSVRDVLAHLHEWHNLFFVWYEIGMAGDIPAIPKEGFTWSTIGGLNEAIVADYANVSYEETCSRFMASHAKVMEMMNNHTNTQLFKRYEYAWTGDTVLGSYFVSTAPSHYEWAIKKLKKQQRLLKKIK, encoded by the coding sequence ATGGCAAGAGCTTCGATTAAAGAGGATTTAATTCTTGACTCCAATGTAGGATATCGTGATCTAATGGCACTTATTGAAAACATGGAATCGGATTTGCACACTGAGTTTCTTTTTGAGGATCGGGACCGTTCAGTAAGGGATGTACTCGCTCATCTTCACGAATGGCATAATTTATTTTTTGTTTGGTATGAAATTGGAATGGCTGGAGACATCCCAGCGATACCGAAAGAAGGCTTTACATGGAGCACAATCGGGGGATTGAATGAAGCGATTGTCGCTGATTATGCGAACGTTTCTTACGAAGAGACGTGCAGTCGTTTTATGGCCAGTCATGCCAAAGTTATGGAAATGATGAATAATCATACAAACACGCAACTTTTCAAACGTTACGAATATGCCTGGACAGGAGACACTGTTTTAGGATCGTATTTTGTGAGCACGGCTCCGAGTCATTATGAATGGGCCATCAAAAAGTTAAAAAAACAACAAAGATTACTCAAGAAGATAAAATAA
- the ptsP gene encoding phosphoenolpyruvate--protein phosphotransferase, which produces MIKGIAASAGVSVSKVFKLQHPVVNIEKREANVEEEIKKLQDAIVATQKDIEAIKANAVGRLADEELAIFDAHLMVTQDPEFIGQIEEQIKNDSVNAEYAVHEVSSMFIGMFESMEDPYFRERAADIKDVTYRMQTHILGLIIPDLTTINEEVVIVAEDLTPSDTAQLNRQFVKGFATEIGGRTSHSAIMARSLEIPAVVGAGSLLDKCEHGDSIILDAIDGAIIFKPTEAQIAEYTAKGEAFAAHKESLKALKDAESVTTDGHHVELAGNIGTPNDVEGVVNNGGEGVGLYRTEFLYMDASELPNEEDQYNAYKTVLENMAPGRVVVRTLDIGGDKELSYLKFPHEMNPFLGYRAIRLCLDRTDIFRVQLRALLRASVHGKLSIMFPMIATIQEFRDAKALFLEEKKNLTKEGVAVSDDIELGMMVEIPAAAILADQFAKEADFFSIGTNDLIQYSMAADRMNEKVSYLYQPYNPSILRLVKMTIDGAHKEGKWCGMCGEMAGDEKAIPLLLGLGLDEFSMSASSILEARRIIRDLSFAEMQELANTALNMSTTEEVLELLAKHVA; this is translated from the coding sequence ATGATTAAAGGAATTGCTGCTTCGGCAGGTGTGTCAGTTTCAAAAGTTTTTAAATTACAACATCCTGTTGTCAATATTGAAAAACGTGAAGCAAACGTAGAAGAAGAAATCAAGAAATTACAAGATGCAATTGTGGCAACACAAAAAGACATTGAAGCAATCAAAGCGAATGCTGTCGGACGTCTTGCAGATGAGGAACTTGCAATTTTTGATGCTCACTTGATGGTTACACAAGATCCTGAGTTCATTGGACAAATCGAAGAACAAATTAAAAACGACTCGGTCAATGCTGAGTATGCAGTACACGAAGTATCATCCATGTTTATCGGCATGTTTGAGTCCATGGAAGATCCATATTTCCGTGAACGTGCAGCTGATATTAAAGATGTTACATACCGTATGCAAACGCATATCTTAGGCTTGATTATTCCTGACCTTACAACTATTAATGAAGAAGTTGTGATTGTTGCTGAAGACCTAACACCTTCAGATACAGCACAGTTAAATCGCCAATTCGTCAAAGGATTTGCAACTGAAATCGGTGGTCGTACATCCCACTCAGCAATCATGGCACGTAGCCTTGAAATTCCTGCTGTTGTTGGTGCGGGCTCACTTTTAGATAAATGTGAACACGGTGACAGTATTATTCTTGATGCAATCGATGGTGCAATCATTTTCAAACCAACGGAAGCTCAAATCGCTGAGTACACTGCAAAAGGTGAAGCATTTGCAGCCCACAAAGAAAGCTTAAAAGCGCTTAAAGATGCTGAATCTGTAACAACAGATGGTCATCATGTTGAACTTGCTGGGAACATCGGTACACCCAATGATGTTGAAGGTGTTGTCAACAATGGTGGTGAGGGTGTTGGACTTTACCGTACAGAATTCTTGTACATGGACGCATCTGAATTACCAAACGAAGAAGATCAATACAATGCTTACAAAACAGTGTTAGAAAACATGGCACCTGGACGTGTTGTTGTTCGTACCTTAGATATTGGTGGAGACAAAGAATTATCATATTTGAAGTTCCCACACGAAATGAATCCATTCCTTGGATACCGTGCAATTCGACTTTGTTTAGACCGCACTGATATTTTCCGTGTTCAGTTACGTGCATTGTTACGTGCAAGTGTCCATGGTAAATTGAGCATCATGTTCCCAATGATCGCAACAATTCAAGAATTCCGTGACGCCAAAGCACTATTCTTAGAAGAAAAGAAAAACTTAACTAAAGAAGGCGTTGCAGTTAGTGATGATATCGAACTTGGTATGATGGTTGAAATTCCTGCTGCAGCAATCTTAGCAGATCAATTTGCTAAAGAGGCTGATTTCTTCAGTATTGGAACCAATGATTTAATTCAATATTCAATGGCAGCAGACCGAATGAATGAAAAAGTTTCATACCTTTACCAACCGTATAACCCATCAATCTTACGCCTTGTTAAGATGACAATCGATGGTGCACATAAAGAGGGTAAATGGTGTGGTATGTGTGGTGAAATGGCTGGAGACGAAAAAGCAATTCCATTATTACTTGGTCTTGGCCTTGATGAATTCTCAATGTCAGCATCATCCATTTTAGAAGCACGTCGTATTATTCGCGACTTAAGTTTTGCTGAAATGCAAGAACTTGCCAATACAGCATTGAATATGTCAACAACTGAGGAAGTCCTTGAGTTGTTGGCAAAACATGTTGCTTAA
- a CDS encoding HD domain-containing protein yields the protein MLLKEQVATLKQIDTHIQVYFAHEQSGHDYNHIKRVVNLTSRLIAIDDPQRYLALLIAYFHDVFDDKVNPTHDLKSSLMSLFSDWNLDFAELTEDIINGVAQIGYKGGYGVRHKTYAAQYVSDADILDSMGAMGIARTFYYAGSKGTPLYDPKLENVTYTTEEEYRSVQRNAIAHFDEKLLKLIDWIETPKAKVIAAKRHALMDQFYVSFYDEVAESDI from the coding sequence ATGTTGCTTAAGGAACAAGTAGCAACATTAAAGCAGATTGACACTCACATTCAGGTGTATTTTGCCCATGAACAAAGTGGTCATGACTATAATCATATCAAGCGTGTCGTAAATCTTACGTCACGCTTGATTGCTATTGACGACCCTCAGCGCTATCTGGCTTTATTGATTGCTTACTTTCATGACGTCTTCGATGACAAGGTCAACCCAACACACGATCTAAAGAGCTCGCTTATGAGTCTTTTTAGTGATTGGAATCTTGATTTTGCAGAACTTACTGAAGATATCATTAATGGTGTTGCACAGATTGGATACAAAGGGGGTTATGGCGTACGTCATAAAACCTATGCGGCACAGTATGTTAGTGATGCCGACATCCTGGATTCAATGGGAGCGATGGGTATCGCGCGAACATTCTATTATGCTGGGTCCAAGGGGACACCGCTTTATGATCCAAAACTTGAAAATGTCACCTATACGACAGAAGAAGAGTATCGAAGTGTTCAACGAAATGCGATTGCACATTTTGATGAAAAACTCTTGAAACTCATTGACTGGATTGAAACACCTAAGGCGAAAGTAATCGCTGCTAAACGCCATGCATTAATGGACCAGTTTTATGTTTCGTTCTATGATGAAGTCGCCGAATCAGACATCTAA
- a CDS encoding helix-turn-helix domain-containing protein, with protein sequence MKVKLRKLDSISKRLKHLRLVNDMKQYEVAALFNTTASTIGFYERGVVEPNVQIIIAYADYFEVTCDWLLRNKSDKS encoded by the coding sequence ATGAAAGTTAAGCTAAGAAAACTAGATTCAATTTCTAAACGATTAAAACACTTAAGACTTGTTAATGATATGAAACAGTATGAAGTTGCCGCATTGTTCAATACAACTGCTTCAACAATAGGATTTTATGAACGCGGTGTTGTAGAACCTAACGTTCAAATAATTATTGCCTACGCCGATTACTTCGAAGTTACTTGTGATTGGCTGCTTCGAAACAAGTCTGATAAGTCCTAA
- a CDS encoding phage tail tube protein: protein MATVKAVSDVGTKLNHAAIGVDGVIPATGFEMLIGVKATPAKGQDPEQLDATELHDDRSASIPGRQSIPALQYTFNYTKDNSEKLKDVAGKRHAFLETLPEGNGFLIVGVLNYYSNGISLNAIHEGTLSVVAESIIEVSDVAAYLAK from the coding sequence ATGGCAACAGTAAAAGCAGTATCAGATGTAGGAACAAAATTAAACCACGCAGCAATTGGCGTAGATGGAGTTATTCCAGCTACTGGATTTGAGATGTTAATTGGTGTTAAAGCAACACCAGCAAAGGGACAAGATCCTGAGCAATTAGATGCAACAGAACTTCATGATGACCGTTCAGCATCAATTCCAGGAAGACAATCCATTCCAGCACTACAATATACTTTCAATTATACGAAAGATAATTCAGAGAAATTAAAAGACGTTGCAGGTAAACGCCATGCTTTCTTAGAAACTTTGCCTGAAGGCAATGGTTTCTTAATTGTTGGGGTCCTCAACTACTATTCTAATGGGATTTCACTAAATGCAATTCATGAAGGAACACTTTCAGTAGTTGCAGAATCAATTATTGAAGTATCAGATGTCGCAGCATATTTAGCGAAATAG
- a CDS encoding DUF6711 family protein: MEKSLINSFEKRPNWTIRSVNGKKMNILPQSVVHEMAIIERDSYEDINGNLHRNILGVKDKFTLAFPAMYESDFEMLLSIVTTGELVVEYEEFDKTDQVLEGLFYRGTISKVPYQLLGNGQYLYNAGITIELNSYNVRRLKIDNG; this comes from the coding sequence ATGGAAAAGTCATTGATAAATTCATTTGAAAAACGTCCCAATTGGACTATTCGTTCGGTTAATGGAAAAAAAATGAATATTCTTCCCCAGTCTGTTGTTCATGAAATGGCCATAATTGAGCGTGATAGCTATGAGGATATAAATGGTAATTTGCATAGAAATATACTTGGAGTTAAAGATAAATTTACACTCGCATTTCCGGCCATGTATGAATCTGACTTTGAGATGCTTTTAAGTATCGTGACAACTGGGGAACTTGTTGTTGAATATGAAGAGTTTGATAAAACTGATCAAGTTCTTGAAGGTTTATTTTATCGAGGAACGATTAGTAAAGTTCCTTACCAGTTACTCGGGAATGGTCAGTATCTATATAATGCAGGAATTACGATTGAATTGAATTCTTATAATGTACGAAGATTAAAGATTGATAATGGATAG
- a CDS encoding DUF859 family phage minor structural protein: MGAFNNNRDYVLDIRLSQRSQNVVNNTSTIAVSLVMRNISYGSGYYSGGLVFPYSLTVNGSVVATGNKAYDFRNYKELELTSTTLTIKHNDDGTKTVYASGSFSAHASLGSATSSASLNLSAIPRKSTVSVPNSFVMGNPLPVSLGRAHSRFNHRVVLTIRPGTGTDIISVSNVATNTVLQMNDAQIESLCRRVPNDTKITVYVWVETLDGSKSLGSTSTAVIANVPGNVVPSIQNVTAEPIEVNPNYPLHWEAIYAGFTLMTLKAGPTSGKFGSVVKKIDITATDFSSKENLFTKSGDKTVTALVTDSRGRTATVSSKLKVSEFEFPKMNISFVRCDKDGTVNQFGKYGRPVGKISGKGRHYIYLIYKERGTTQWQSLNTDKEGVRTPIGSLINIVAEGAELHFLDRMTNVNMPGQQEYLFLPELSVTKSYDMRLVVASFYNPFTPLTKPMVVESEQVVTTTKVALDVGVDNIGVGGIFTPGRGSLDVKGQIYQNDGIKVASEKDSINIIRGNGNGQNENWNAVANTNYGFTLLRIISDSKTGLFFKNPNNRSIYITKDARVEFATTHVFTKSTATGYGILQIALLRNGTESIVTRSVQGIDSSGYTAQSCSAIVDCKAGDVLYMQCQFATAGAILTYHSTGLTVKEL; the protein is encoded by the coding sequence ATGGGTGCATTTAATAATAATAGAGATTATGTGTTGGATATACGCTTATCACAACGTAGTCAAAATGTCGTAAATAACACATCTACGATTGCTGTTTCTCTTGTTATGAGAAATATATCATATGGTTCTGGATATTATAGTGGTGGGTTAGTTTTTCCCTATAGTTTGACGGTAAATGGTAGCGTTGTTGCCACAGGTAACAAAGCATATGATTTTCGCAACTATAAAGAACTGGAGTTGACGAGCACTACGCTAACAATTAAACATAATGATGATGGTACAAAAACAGTATATGCAAGTGGCAGCTTTTCAGCGCATGCCTCTCTAGGTTCAGCAACGTCAAGTGCTTCACTGAATTTGAGTGCTATTCCGCGAAAATCTACAGTTTCTGTTCCTAATTCATTTGTAATGGGTAATCCATTACCCGTATCTCTAGGGAGGGCCCACAGTCGCTTCAATCATCGCGTTGTTCTGACGATACGTCCAGGTACAGGAACTGATATAATCTCTGTTTCAAATGTTGCCACAAATACGGTGTTACAGATGAATGATGCTCAAATTGAAAGTCTCTGCCGTCGAGTACCTAATGATACTAAAATTACAGTATACGTATGGGTTGAGACGCTTGATGGATCTAAATCGTTAGGATCAACATCAACCGCAGTAATTGCAAATGTTCCTGGAAATGTTGTGCCTTCAATTCAAAATGTTACAGCAGAACCAATTGAAGTCAATCCAAACTATCCACTGCATTGGGAAGCCATTTATGCTGGATTTACTCTCATGACATTAAAGGCAGGGCCAACAAGTGGTAAATTTGGATCGGTAGTGAAGAAAATTGATATAACTGCTACTGATTTTTCATCAAAAGAAAATCTATTCACAAAATCAGGTGATAAGACAGTTACTGCACTTGTCACAGACAGTCGGGGAAGAACAGCTACAGTTAGTTCAAAATTAAAGGTGTCTGAGTTTGAGTTTCCGAAAATGAATATATCATTTGTCCGGTGTGATAAGGATGGAACAGTTAATCAATTTGGGAAATATGGGCGCCCTGTTGGCAAGATATCAGGAAAAGGTCGACATTATATTTATTTAATATACAAAGAGCGTGGTACGACACAATGGCAAAGTTTGAATACTGATAAAGAGGGAGTAAGAACTCCTATAGGATCACTCATTAATATAGTCGCAGAGGGTGCTGAACTACACTTCTTAGATCGAATGACTAATGTAAATATGCCTGGTCAACAAGAGTATTTATTTCTTCCGGAATTAAGCGTTACAAAATCATATGATATGAGACTTGTTGTAGCAAGTTTCTATAATCCCTTTACACCACTTACAAAACCGATGGTTGTTGAATCTGAGCAAGTTGTTACAACAACTAAAGTAGCTCTTGATGTCGGCGTTGATAACATTGGTGTTGGTGGCATATTTACGCCAGGAAGAGGATCGTTAGATGTTAAGGGACAAATTTATCAGAATGATGGTATAAAAGTTGCGTCAGAAAAGGACTCAATTAACATAATTCGTGGAAATGGGAATGGGCAAAATGAGAATTGGAACGCCGTTGCAAATACGAATTATGGTTTTACATTATTAAGGATAATAAGTGATTCGAAAACTGGACTGTTCTTTAAAAATCCTAATAATCGCTCTATTTACATAACAAAAGATGCGAGAGTTGAATTTGCAACTACACACGTTTTCACGAAATCAACTGCAACAGGGTACGGAATTCTTCAAATAGCTTTACTTCGGAACGGTACAGAGTCGATAGTTACACGGTCGGTACAAGGTATAGATAGTTCTGGATATACTGCTCAAAGTTGTAGCGCTATAGTAGATTGCAAAGCCGGCGATGTTCTTTATATGCAATGTCAATTTGCGACGGCAGGAGCTATTCTTACCTATCACTCAACTGGCTTAACTGTTAAAGAACTCTAA
- a CDS encoding peptidoglycan DD-metalloendopeptidase family protein, producing the protein MLLPKMLDYLRSPVNSSWVNFEGHKDGSAMDLGFFIGEPTNQLIHASADAKVFEVSYDSAAGNLIVLGSQYSNTHDLWLANAHMESLPTLKAGETVKLGQQLGRMGNTGQSHGPHDHFRVSIVPKGTPFTWSNFDKYRVDPYNYVYAYADQYVRGMRVKPAVPFVVAGGSELPIVVEVGNFSPDRVINVRDNPSTKNGNVVATYEPGESVAYEGYVKNEGYIWLTYVSSATGERRYMVSSPNVQGEPDWGTFS; encoded by the coding sequence GTGTTATTACCAAAAATGTTAGACTACCTGCGAAGTCCAGTTAATTCATCGTGGGTTAATTTCGAAGGTCACAAAGACGGTTCAGCAATGGATCTAGGATTCTTCATTGGAGAGCCTACAAATCAACTAATTCACGCGTCAGCGGATGCAAAAGTATTTGAAGTAAGTTATGACAGTGCTGCAGGTAATCTTATTGTGCTTGGTTCGCAGTATTCAAATACTCATGACCTTTGGCTTGCGAATGCTCATATGGAGTCATTACCAACGCTTAAAGCAGGTGAAACCGTTAAATTAGGTCAGCAATTAGGACGCATGGGTAATACAGGTCAATCACATGGACCACATGACCATTTCCGTGTATCTATCGTGCCGAAGGGAACTCCGTTCACTTGGTCAAACTTTGATAAGTATCGAGTTGATCCATATAACTATGTTTATGCATATGCAGACCAATATGTACGTGGTATGCGTGTTAAACCAGCAGTACCATTCGTAGTTGCTGGTGGAAGTGAACTACCGATTGTTGTAGAGGTTGGAAACTTCTCACCTGACCGCGTTATTAACGTTCGCGATAACCCAAGCACAAAAAATGGTAACGTTGTTGCGACATATGAGCCAGGAGAATCGGTAGCCTATGAGGGGTATGTAAAGAATGAAGGGTACATTTGGTTGACCTATGTCAGTTCTGCCACTGGAGAACGTCGTTATATGGTATCAAGCCCAAACGTTCAAGGAGAACCTGATTGGGGAACCTTTAGTTAA